The genomic region CTAGGTTTTACTGCCGAACACATGCGCTTTGGTGACACCGACAACCTCTGGGCCCGTAAAGGTTCAGAGGGGCCGGTGTTGGCGTTTGCCGGCCATACCGATGTGGTGCCCACCGGGCCAGAGAAAAACTGGGCGCATCCGCCGTTTGATCCCATTATCAAAGACGGGTTTCTGCACGGCCGTGGCGCGGCCGACATGAAGGGCAGCCTTGCGGCCTTCATCACAGCCTGTGAGCGTTTTGTGACCAACCATCCAGATCATCGCGGCTCGATTGCCCTGCTGATCACCAGTGATGAAGAAGGCCCGGCCCAGAACGGCACCATAAAGGTGATTGAAGCCCTAGAAGCCCGCTCTGAAAAGATGGATTGGTGTTTGATAGGCGAGCCTTCCAGCACTCAGGAAGTGGGTGACGTGATCAAGAACGGCCGTCGCGGGTCGCTGCATGGCTACTTGACCGTGCAAGGAGTTCAGGGCCACGTGGCCTACCCGCACCTGGCAGAGAACGCCATTCATGCGGTTGCACCTGCCCTGCACACATTGGCTAACGAATTCTGGGATAACGGCAACGACTACTTTCCGCCCACAACCTTTCAGATCACAAAGGTGGAAGCCGGCACCGGCAGTAATATCATTCCCGGCGAGTGCCTGGTGCATTTTAACTTTCGTTACTGCACCGAGAACACGGCAGAAAGCCTGGAAGAGCGAGTGGTGGCAATTCTTGATCGGCACAACTTTAAATACGACCTGCAGTGGCACCTCAGTGGTCGCCCCTTTCTTACCGATAAAGGTGCACTGGTGTCTGCCAGCCAGAGTGCCATCCGCAACGTGACCGGGCGTGAAACCGAACTTTCCACCTCAGGCGGCACATCTGATGGACGCTTCATCGCACCCACCGGAGCGCAAGTTGTGGAACTGGGCCCGATCAACGCCACCATTCACAAGGTGAACGAGTGCGTGAAAGCCGAAGACCTGAATACGCTATCTCAGATCTACGAACAAATTCTGGTGGAATTGCTAGCCTGATGGGTATATTCGAAAACTGATTAACACTAAGAGCCGGAGCCATTGCTTCGGCTTTTTATTTTCGCGTGTTAATAGTGCGGCGGAGGGGTTTCTTCCTCTTCACGCTTCATATTGGAAGGTGAGACCTCTTTCAACTGGCTGTGCAGTAACCGCTTTGCGTTCCAGAGTTCACGAATATCCATCTCCTGTTTCGTCACCTGTTCGCTCAGGGTATTGATAATATCGTCTTGGAAGGCAAGCCGTGTTTCCAGCTCGTCCAGTCTGGCTTGCAGATCGTTGTGGCTCATCGGGTATCGGAACTCCCTCACATGAATCGTTCGTGTGGATAAGTGAAGCTTGGTCAGCCGTCGGGTTAATCTGTTATCATGCCGTTTTGCCCGCCTTTACTTCCGTTTTCCCGGAAACTAGGCGGTATTCACTGGCCGGATAAGCGATTTTACCCGATATCCGGTTTTTTATCGTCAGCGTTAATAAGAAATGGAGAATTATCAGTCAATGCGTAATCCAGCCAAAGCGATCCTTGTTGCTATTCTGATCGCCATTCCCGCCCCGTTCATCCTTGGCTTTCTGCTGGTTTCTTTTACCCCAGAACTGTTCCAGATCCTGTCTCAATCCCAGAGCAGTGAACTGGCCCAAAGTACGCCGTTCGTTCTCGGTAGCGCTCAAGGTATCGCCGCATACATTATCGGCTTCCTTGTTTTCGGCATTGCCGGTTTTCTGGCCGTTATCATCGCAACTAAGCAGCCTGCACGCAGCACGTCTTCGCGCAGCAGCTCACAGTCACGGGATAAGAGTTCTAATCAGAGTTCTAATCAGAGCTCTAACCAGAACTCTAACCAGAACTCTAACCAGAAATACACCGATGATGATGCCGACTATGATGACAACAGCCCTGAAGGCGACGAAGAAGGTTCTGTAAAGTGGTTTAACGTTAAAAAAGGATTTGGCTTCATTGTCCGAGACAGTGGAGACGAAGTCTTTGTTCACTTCCGTGCTATTCGTGGAAGTGGCCGCCGGGTTCTGCGCCAAGGCCAACTGGTTCGTTTCAGCGTGGTTGAAGCGGATAAAGGCCTGCAAGCAGATAACGTTTCGATTCTAAGCGACTGAAACGTCGGTTGATGTGAAAAAGGCAGCCCGCTATGAATCGCGGGCTGCCTTTTTTTCATTCTAGGCGGCTCAATTCCAAGCTATTCAATTCCAAACAGCGAGTTGCTCACCTCGGCTATCCAATCGCCACCACTTCTCTTCCTCTGCCCGCTCACCCTCTTTCCACTCTCCCGGGCTGCAGCGTATTTCTGTATCCATCACTTGCCATGCGCTGCGTGCACAATCCAGATCACTGCTCCAGGGCAGCCGCTCACCTTCGATAATCAGTGAGGTAAAGCGCTTACCAAAAGCTTGTGGGTACAGGGTTATTTTTAAGCGATCGTCACCGTAATAGCCTGTGCCTTTGGTAACGGATGACACATCACTGTCATCGAGCGCCAACTGCTCAACATGGCTTTCCAGCCAACGGCAAACCGCGCCTGCTTCCAGGTCACGAATGTAAATTTCCAGATCCTGCACTCGCAGATTCTCCATGCTGATGGTCACAATGCAGCACATAGTGAACCGGCCCGGGGCGCGCTGCAACCCAGCGCTCCAGTTCCTCGCGCAGATCTTCCACCGTAAGCCGACGCAGTGTCCCCATGGCTTTACGTTCGTGCCACGCTATTTCCGCAGCTGCGCGTAACAGATGTATCTCTTCAAGCGACTGCTCAAGGTCATCCAGCGGTTCTTGCCGAGCCATGGCAACCAGGCTTTCGCGTCGAAGCGTGTCCGCTTGCCCGCAAAAGGCCACTGAACTTGCTGGCCCGCGCCGAGCAAAAAGCTCCAGCCGTGCAGCAGCGCGCTCTACCCACTGCAACATTCCGCCTGGCGTACTGACACACCGGCTACGCCGGGAGGCAGCAAACTGAATAGCAGAACGGGGTATCTGAATGTTCCAGCGACGCTCAATAGCCGCTTGATGAGCAACCATAATGGCCTTGCGTTGCATCATACTGGAAGGTGGAATATCACAGGTTTCCAGCGCTCGTCCAAGCCGTTGCTCCAGAATACGGCGGCTCTCATCGCTATCTGGCGAATCCGGCCCGAGCAGCACCACAGGCCCCTGCCACCGAAGAACCAGCTCAGAGGCAAGGTCGAACGGGCGATCCATCAACATCAACAGATCCGCCGGCGTTACATTATCAAGTACAAGAATTGGCCAGGGTTTTCTGCCAGCAGCAGGAATAACGGCGAGTTCGCTGGACATCAGCTCAGCTTCACGGCGCAGATCCATCTCAACATAGGGTTGCGCCAACGACGATAACAGCGAGCGCAGCCAAGCGGATTTGCCTCCACCGCGCTCGCTCCTAACCCATACCAGCGCATCCGGCATTGCGGCCAGCGTAATGGAGACATCTTCCGCCAGCTCGATCCATGCCGGGTCGGTGATTACAACGGGCGCAGCCTCATGCTCCTCAATACCTGGCTCCTCGAAGCGTTCTCCGCCGCCGTCCGAACTACCCGATTCTGGCCAGCGTGAAACCAGCTCAAGAATCGCCACATACGCTTTTTCCTGCAAGCGCTCTGCATACCTGGCGAGCACTCCCAGCAGTTGCGGCCAGTCCAGCCAGGCAGGCGTATCAAAGGTTTCTCGCGCTGTCGCCAGCCAATAGATTAACTGTGAGGAGAGCAGGCCTTCACCACCTACTTCAGTGACAATGGGTTGCTCGCACTGGATGGTACGGATCAGCTCATCCATATCCACACCCGAATCACGCAAAAAGTGGCTTGCGGAGGGGCTGGAGTCGAGCAATGCAAGCAGAAAGTCTTCAACCGTGATGACGGTGCCGCCACGACGATCAACATCTTCGCGGGCACACAACAACGCAGTCTGACATTGGGGGGCCAGGCATCCTTGCCAGTCTTCCATGAAACATTTCCCTGTTTTATCGCATCATCCTGATGCTTTAGAAGTTATATCTATAACGTATCGCTCAAAACCATAATGATTCTATGGCCGTTTCCGCACATGTGCAATTCCTGCAGGCCAAGCAGCCACATCCCTACCAACTGCCGGCGTTTTCCATGCTGGCCCAAGGCTCTTTGGGCGCCAGCGGGTCACCCTTCTGCAACAGCTCTATGGATATATTATCTGGGGTTCGAATAAATGCCATGTGCCCATCCCGAGGCGGGCGATTGATGGTTACGCCATTTGCCTGCAGGTGCTCGCAAAGGGCATAGATATCATCCACCCCGAAAGCCAGATGACCAAAGTTACGACCGCCGGGGTACTCTTCCGGATCCCAATTGTAGGTCAACTCCAGCATCGGTGCCCTGTTTTCACGCGCCCGGGCTTCATCGTCCGGTGCGGCCAGAAATACCAACGTAAATCGGCCTTTGTCACTGCTTTTACGATCAATTTCGACCATACCGAGCAGGTCGCAAAAAAAATGCAGCGTTTGATCAAGATTGCTGACTCGGATCATCGTATGTAGGTATTGCATACTTTCTCCTGTTATCTCCTATTGTATCGCGGGACGAGGGCTGGTGATTAAGCGACCACCCAGTGAAACACTCGCACCTTTATTACCGAACAGTTTACGGTATTCTGGACGAATGAATGCAAACCTCGCTCCTGGGCTGATCAACTCCTACCAAACGCCTGCAATCAGGCATCTCGCATGGCTTTGCCAGGCGCCGCAACTCATGCGCTCGCCGATCACGTTTGAGCCCGCACAGTATTTGCCTTCGAACTACCCCGATATTCTTAACGCCTGGGATCAAGACACAGACGCTGCACCACCATTGTTAAGTGAACCACCGCAGCGCAGGCTCGGCTTCTATTTCGAGCGACTGTATCAGGTTTTGCTGGAAGACTTGCTTGGCTGGCCCATCTTGCTGAAAAACCAACAGATCCAGTCAAGCGGGCGCACCATCGGCGAACTGGATTTCGTGGTGCACAACACCAAAGATGATCGCATCGAACACCACGAAATTGCGATCAAGTTTTATCTCGGCGTATCAGAACTCGCCGGCTCGACACTCTGGTACGGCCCCAATGCCCGTGACCGGCTGGACATGAAAACAACCAGCCTGCTCGAGCAACAGAGCCGCCGCACACAGCTACCGGAGACCCTCGCGTTGCTCTCTGAATCCCATATAACCGGCCCGCTGACGCCACGCATTTTCATGCCCGGGTACCTGTTCTACCCCGACGACCCGCAAGCGGTCACACCGGATTATGTTCCAGCAGAGCATCTGCGCGGGCGCTGGGTATACGTCCGTGACGCAAAAGCACAGGACACATCATGCTGGGCTGTACTCGAAAAGCCGCACTGGATTGGCAACTGGTTTCAGAGTGAGCAGCCGGATACAGCACATACTCTGGAAGCTCTGGAGCGCGTTGAGAGCAAATCCATTCCGCAGCTGTTCGCCATCATGCGGCAAAATCTTCAAACGGGAAGCTGGGTGGAAGCAGATCGGGTGTTTGTGGTGCCGGGAACTTGGCCGTGAGCGGCCTGTAGAGACTTTTGCGCAACAGCTTCAGTCATCCAGCAAGTCCTTCGCCCACCCGGGTAACGTCTCGCAATAGCGCTGCCACTCGCCGTTTTCCCAAGCAGCCACACGAACAAAGGGCTGATCCAAGCTGGAGTTATCAACAAGATGCAGCTCATCCACCAGCCCGACACATTCGTGCAGGTTCGCGTATGTTCTCGGAATCCTGCTCTCTATCTTTTTCTCCGGCACATTATGGCCGCCAGACTGCACACGGGTTGTCACCCGGGCTTTGTTGAGAGCCGTTGTGTCCAGATGAAAATAGAACATGCGGATACGAAAACCTGCAGCCTTCGCCGCCCCCACAAAGTCTATTTTCGAAGGATGAGAAAAAACGGTTTCAAAGCAAAAACTCTGACGCTCCTGCAAAAGGCGAAATCGTTCCTTTTCCGCAATCAGCGCAGCCTCGTAGCTGTGTTTCTCAGGGGAATCCGGCCAAAGGCTACGCGCAATGTTATCCG from Marinobacter sp. LV10R510-11A harbors:
- a CDS encoding SlyX family protein, whose translation is MSHNDLQARLDELETRLAFQDDIINTLSEQVTKQEMDIRELWNAKRLLHSQLKEVSPSNMKREEEETPPPHY
- a CDS encoding VOC family protein, which encodes MQYLHTMIRVSNLDQTLHFFCDLLGMVEIDRKSSDKGRFTLVFLAAPDDEARARENRAPMLELTYNWDPEEYPGGRNFGHLAFGVDDIYALCEHLQANGVTINRPPRDGHMAFIRTPDNISIELLQKGDPLAPKEPWASMENAGSW
- a CDS encoding DUF1853 family protein; this encodes MNANLAPGLINSYQTPAIRHLAWLCQAPQLMRSPITFEPAQYLPSNYPDILNAWDQDTDAAPPLLSEPPQRRLGFYFERLYQVLLEDLLGWPILLKNQQIQSSGRTIGELDFVVHNTKDDRIEHHEIAIKFYLGVSELAGSTLWYGPNARDRLDMKTTSLLEQQSRRTQLPETLALLSESHITGPLTPRIFMPGYLFYPDDPQAVTPDYVPAEHLRGRWVYVRDAKAQDTSCWAVLEKPHWIGNWFQSEQPDTAHTLEALERVESKSIPQLFAIMRQNLQTGSWVEADRVFVVPGTWP
- a CDS encoding AAA family ATPase, producing MTTQPELWLLVGGNGAGKSTFYERFLARRSIPLVNADNIARSLWPDSPEKHSYEAALIAEKERFRLLQERQSFCFETVFSHPSKIDFVGAAKAAGFRIRMFYFHLDTTALNKARVTTRVQSGGHNVPEKKIESRIPRTYANLHECVGLVDELHLVDNSSLDQPFVRVAAWENGEWQRYCETLPGWAKDLLDD
- a CDS encoding cold-shock protein translates to MRNPAKAILVAILIAIPAPFILGFLLVSFTPELFQILSQSQSSELAQSTPFVLGSAQGIAAYIIGFLVFGIAGFLAVIIATKQPARSTSSRSSSQSRDKSSNQSSNQSSNQNSNQNSNQKYTDDDADYDDNSPEGDEEGSVKWFNVKKGFGFIVRDSGDEVFVHFRAIRGSGRRVLRQGQLVRFSVVEADKGLQADNVSILSD
- the dapE gene encoding succinyl-diaminopimelate desuccinylase, coding for MSLSPTLELAIDLISRPSITPDDSGCQELMMSRLASLGFTAEHMRFGDTDNLWARKGSEGPVLAFAGHTDVVPTGPEKNWAHPPFDPIIKDGFLHGRGAADMKGSLAAFITACERFVTNHPDHRGSIALLITSDEEGPAQNGTIKVIEALEARSEKMDWCLIGEPSSTQEVGDVIKNGRRGSLHGYLTVQGVQGHVAYPHLAENAIHAVAPALHTLANEFWDNGNDYFPPTTFQITKVEAGTGSNIIPGECLVHFNFRYCTENTAESLEERVVAILDRHNFKYDLQWHLSGRPFLTDKGALVSASQSAIRNVTGRETELSTSGGTSDGRFIAPTGAQVVELGPINATIHKVNECVKAEDLNTLSQIYEQILVELLA